One Indicator indicator isolate 239-I01 chromosome 30, UM_Iind_1.1, whole genome shotgun sequence genomic window, TTGCATCACTCAGCTCCAGTCCTTGCTTTGGGCACAGTAATCCTTAGGTGAGATTTGGTGATGTGGCTactgcctgtccctgctcctggccaccTTCCaacactcctcctcctcctttttaaaACATGGGGGCTCTGAAGATGCCCTGCTTGAGGGCTTGGAAGCAGgtcccagctcccagcttcctcttctggagaagagcaggctgaggggagaccttctggctctctatacatgaaaagaggttggagtgagatgggggttggtctcttctcccaagtaacaagtgacaggacaagaggaaatggcctcaggttgtgccaggggaggtttaggttggataataggaacaatttcttccctgtaagagtggtcaggcactggaacaggctgctcagggaagcagtggagtcaccacccctggaggtgttaaacccccatgtagacatggcacttcaggaggtggttgaatgggCACGGTGatgttggattgatggttggactccatgatcttagaggtctttcccaaccaaaatgatcctctgaaagctgcctggctgcctgtgcctggctCGTGCAGGCTTCGTTCACACctccctgcctgggggtgtgGAGTAACAAGCTGTGCTTCTCACAGGCACTTTGGGGGCTCCTCTGAGCTGTCACACGTAGGTGGGTGGAAGCTGAAGAAAGACATGAGCAATCCAGgactccctgcagctgcccagaaTAGCAGTGAGGAGTTAGCTGAGGTACCCAGGGTAGGTGTCTGCTGTGGGTGGCTTGAGTGTGACTTGGGTTGTTAAGGAGGTTGACTCATGGGGTTGTTCACAACAGGCTCAAACAGTGCACAGCCTGGATGGTGATCCCCAGATGACTCTGCACTGAGTGTCCTTCAACAAGAAACCCCAGGGCTGTGGGACTGCTTCCAGTGCCACAGGGTCAGATGGTGCTTGTCCCCCAAGAGGGACTCTAGAAGATAAAGTCATTTTGGGATGACCCTGTTGCAggtctcccctctcctttccctttctcctgctgttcCCTAAAGGGAAGGTATCTCTGGGCACTCAACTTTGTACTAATCTCAGTCCTCAGGGTGAAGCTGCTGGGCTCAGGCACTCATATATGGGGCTGGCTGGTACCCAATGGCCAAGGTGTCCCCACTTCTGATACAACCACAATGAGCCCTTCTCCCAGAGCTGACCCTGAGGCTTGCAGGGCCTGGGGAGTCAGGGCTGTGACCAAAGCCACCAGCCTCACATGCAGGAGCATCTCCTTGTCCCCAAGGTGGTGTCCACCTGAAGCTCCCACACATGggctccctcccagcagcacctcgGGGAAGGgactctggtcctgctggcacaGATCCCTGtttcaccctcctcctcctcctcctcagttGCTATTTCCATCTGGGTGCAGTCAGTGCTGTAGTGAGATGACTGATGGGCTACAGGCTGCCCCgtgggctgaggagctgggggctgcagtTCCTCAAAGGCTGAGGCTCCTGACACAGCTGATGTGGTCCTTCCTCCCCCAAACACACCCACAGCCCcctggtcccttccagccccacctgaagcttctcttgctgcacagATCCCACCCAGCCTCTGCCCTGTGTCTGCTCATCATCAACCCTCCCCAGGAGCCTGCTCTGTTCCCCTGGGTCTCACTGATGAAGTTTGTCCCCCCCAGATTCAGTCAGTAAACACTGGGGTGAGCTCCAACCTGAATCTTTTTCCTTGGACTGCTCTACGTGCACCAGAGGTCCAGGCAGGAGGACCCCAAACCCTTGTTCATCCTACAGCatgtgtccagagctgatcagagCAACCTAAACACCATCAATGGTGTGGGCTCCATCTCCTTTAGCTCAGGTGAGagaccagccccagggctgcagcagagatgtgTCCTTGCGTGGACAGATCCTGCCCTGGGATTGGGAcctggcagggggactggagaGGGACACTGTGTCTCTGGACAGACATGTCCAGTGATGGGCAGGGTTTGGAGGTACAGAGAAAAGTCACTTTTTCTGTAAGGACACGTCTGGCTGAGCCTCATGTCTCAGCTAAATGAGAGTTTAATGAAACTGTTCTAAAAACCTTGCAGTGAAACAGATTCCCCCCCCCATCCTCAGCTCTGGGAATAGCTGAACCATTTtagctgcagctcccagaaagCTCTCCCTGaaacagccagcaccagaaatGTCAGCCCCTGAAGGTAACCTTTTAATTGATTATAAATGGGGCCAGTGATGGAATTTaaccagctgccagcagccataATGAGTGGGGATGAGGAACCTTCTTCAAGGGCTGAGCCAAACTACCTGGGTGTCATGGTGAGGGTGTGAGGTCActtctggaatactgtgtccagttctgggctccccagttcaagaaggagaggGGCTTGCTGGAGAGAGTACAGAAAAGGggcacagaggtgctggagggactggaacatcttttTTGGGacaaaagactgagagaattggggcttctTAAtgtggaaaagagcagactgagggagttctcatcagtgctgatcaatactcaAAGGCTGGGTATCAGGAGAATGGGACCAGTGGTTTTTTTCaggggtgcccagtgacaggaccagaggtgatgggcacaaacttgaccataagaagttccatctaaacatgaggaggaacttttctAATTTCaggatgctggagcactggagcaggctgccctgctctgtccccatctctggagacattcaaaacccacctggatgtgttcctgtgtgatcttctctaggtgaagctgccttggcaagggggttgggctctatgctctccagagatcccttccaattcctACCATCCAGCGATTTTGTGATGCACCCTTCTTATACCTCCTCCTTCatggcttttctctttttatttggcAAGACAGGATGTTCAGGTAGGCAAAGCTTGCAGAGGGGGATTGAGAATGTAGGAAAGGGACTAAGGACCATCTTGTCATTTATAATTTCAGTTCATGTCATTGTAAAGAATTGTAATAGAGGCAAAGGCAGGAATTtcttacaaaaatatttatttctcaaAATCTGAATTAAATActgcaccaaaaaaacccaaaaccaaacccaaacaccaaacaATTAATTCAATGCAGAAAGGtcttacaaaaatatttttctcaaaatttaaattaaatattgcATCAAACCCACAATTAATTAAGTGCAGAAAACAGCACCTGAGCACAAGTatttagataaaaaaaaaatatatagatcTATTAAATAATCCTCTTTGTCTGGAGTGGAGTTATTGCACCTGATCCCTCccctatagaaaaaaaaaaataaatagcaaaGCACTGATGTCAGCTTCTGGGACATTTTCACTTTCTCAGCTAGCTTTAAGTGACACTGATGCGTTTCTGGTGGAGCTGGGGGATGCAGAGTGGCAGAGTCCCAGGACCTCAGTTCAGCTCCAGGTCATTCATGTACTGCTGGACCCATTCCTCCTCAGGGTTGGTGCAGACCTCGCGGCCCTTCCTCGTCCCAAACCTGTGGGGTGCAGAGAGAGAAGGGCTTGGTGAGAGGGGAGGTGCAGTGCTCATCATCTCAGGCAGCCATCAGTGGGCTTGCAAAATGTTGGAGCAGGACCCTGCGTGTTCAGCCCATGGAGCATCacagaggatcatagaattagagtaatggaattgttagggttggaagggacctcaaggatcatccagttccaacccccctgccatgggcagggacacctcacacagatcaggttgttcagagacACATACAGCCtgtccttaaaaacctccatggatgaggcttccaccacctccctgggcaacctgttccagtgtctcaccaccctcctggggaagaatttcctcctaacatccactctgaatctacccacttctagttttgttccattccccctagtcctctcattacctgacacccttgCACCTCCTGTCCCCCATCTGTCTTGTTTCCTGGGGGCAGCCTCCAATCTTTGTCTTTGGAAAAGaggtttttccttctctgaatcCTCAGCCCAAAGAGAAAgcaagccaccaccaccaccccagccCCCTGGAGGAGAGGACTTACACAACAGCTGGCATTGGGCACTGGCTGCTGGTCTCGTAGTACGTCACCACAAAGCTGCGGGGCAGCTGCCGGGAGATGtagctgaagcagcaggaggtgggtGGGTCAGAGCCAACTGTGGAGGCAAAGACAGTAATCAGTAGTGGTCAAGGATGGGGAGCAAGGGCAGGGACATGGAACCACAGACCTGGAGGGTCTGGGAGAATGTGgaggacaaaggaaaaaaatgaggtcTTTTTGATTCTTCCTTTGCCTATGAGTTCACCCTGAGCTGGCACTGATGAAGCTTGTGCCATGCTTTGAGCTCTGTGCCTTTCCCATGGCAgaagagccccagctgcccaggagcacCTATCAGAGGGTGGTCTGACAAGGGAAGGACGCCTGGTAGAAGAGGTCCTGTCCCACCAGTGACATCTCTGCTGTCCCCATTTAGAGGGAGAGCTCAGACTTACTTGGTCCAGCGGAGGTCTGGTAGCAGAAGGCAGCGATGAGAACAGCAAGGGCAGCCACAGAGACCTTCATGTCAGCTGAGAAGTGGTGGCTGGAGCTGAAATAGGCAAGAGGAGCTTGCAAGCTTCTTTGGTGTCTGCTGAGAGAGTCAGCAGCTCCTCAATTTATAGGGTGAGGAGCTCCATGGTGCAGCTTGCGTAGGCATGATGGAATTTCCACAGAGGAGAGGTTGGTTGTGGTGCAGTCTCATGGTGGAACAAGgacagcagcctcagccccgGAAGGTGAAGCTCCCCCCTCATTCAGTGCCTCCCCAGTGACACAGGATATGAAACAATCACCACTGctatttctgcttctttttttgtgcATGTCCATTAGTAAGAAGTTCCCCTGTGGAGGTTCCTGCATTTGCCAACAGCCTCTGTTACCCAACCTGCCCAAGAAGCTTGGAGATGAAAGTGCATCCTTCCAGGATCAAATGGGCTGAAGAGCATCAATGGGATGAagctggctggggctgaggtCTCCTCTACCATGAATGTTTCCCTTACACAtctgcacagcctgtgctgccccagcagcaggagatggtAGCCATCACCAGTAGGCTCCACGACTTGTTTCACATAGTTTGAGGGGACTCAGGGCACatcctgcagccagggcagcactgTAGGCACAGTACAGGTAGTagtgggtatgaaataagggtcTCAAAAGCTGAAGCACTTGGGTTTTCTCCTCAGTTtaagggaagagagagacaaGATGACACCTCCTGGAGGTGTCTGCTGCACTCCAGTTCCTAGAAGATCCTAAATGACCAATTTAGATTAGTAAAGTTTTGAGGGCTACTGACAGATGAGGcagaaggagctccaggagcagggtgaggaagAAGACACAGCTTCTCAAGCCCAGGACCAGACTGGGGGACAAGGGCGTGGGCAGAAACTGGAATGTCCAGGGAGAAAAGAGTATCCAGTCTCAGCAGGAGAGAAAACTCTAATGACCAgagacaagaaggaatggccagATTGTATGGGGGAGAGTGAGAGCTCATAGCTCAAGGGCTGGGCAAGGGCTGCCAGCAGGGATGGTTCACTGGGAAGAAGCCACCATAGGCCTACACACAAAGTGCCATGGAGGTCTACCAAACTGTTCTCTGTCCCcgaggagaagggggagggcCTGGAAGGGGGAGGATGGATATTCTGGGAAGAGCTGCAGTTGCAACAAGATGTTCCTAGAAGGATATGTCTTCTTAACAGGGAAGCAGACTCATTTCTGGTAAATGTCCCCATTTTATTGTTTTCAGGACAGTGCTGAGTGGTGATGTTGTGGCAGATGCTGCCTGGAGGTCAGCG contains:
- the LOC128977045 gene encoding C-C motif chemokine 4 homolog, whose protein sequence is MKVSVAALAVLIAAFCYQTSAGPIGSDPPTSCCFSYISRQLPRSFVVTYYETSSQCPMPAVVFGTRKGREVCTNPEEEWVQQYMNDLELN